The following coding sequences are from one Nicotiana tabacum cultivar K326 chromosome 1, ASM71507v2, whole genome shotgun sequence window:
- the LOC107813390 gene encoding auxin-induced protein 22C — protein sequence MELELGLALPYNNFPTNIKGLGQNGIARFEPKEMKMMMRKDSFGDNFSEVKQKRSFAEAFENGSEGVERKTLSLLIWDGQPNEEGEDNGDDDHHGRKQIPFKACYDDSEEENQVVGWPPINIWRKKQFHGNYNHGWWITNERKPMYVKVKMEGVAIGRKVNLMLYDSYQVLNHNLIQMFAKYLNLDNHTTCFTILYQDKDGDWMLAGDVPWQTFMESVQRIEIQRNEK from the exons ATGGAGCTTGAGCTTGGTCTTGCTCTACCTTATAATAATTTTCCTACCAATATCAAAGGATTAGGCCAAAATGGCATTGCAAGATTTGAACCGAAAgagatgaaaatgatgatgaggaaGGATAGTTTTGGTGATAACTTCTCAGAGGTGAAGCAGAAACGTAGTTTTGCAGAGGCCTTTGAGAATGGCAGTGAAGGAGTTGAACGTAAAACTTTGTCTTTGCTCATATGGGATGGCCAACCAAATGAAGAAGGAGAAGATAATGGTGATGACGATCACCATGGAAGAAAGCAGATACCGTTTAAGGCTTGCTACGA TGATTCTGAGGAAGAAAATCAAGTAGTTGGGTGGCCACCAATAAACATTTGGAGAAAAAAGCAATTTCACGGGAATTATAATCATGGTTGGTGGATTACAAATGAAAGAAAACCCATGTACGTGAAGGTGAAGATGGAAGGAGTGGCCATTGGAAGGAAGGTTAATCTAATGCTCTATGATTCTTATCAAGTTCTTAACCACAATTTAATTCAAATGTTTGCAAAAT aCCTAAATCTTGACAATCATACTACATGCTTTACGATCTTGTACCAAGATAAGGATGGAGACTGGATGCTTGCTGGAGATGTACCTTGGCA AACATTCATGGAGAGTGTTCaaagaatagagatacaaaggaaTGAGAAATGA